A single genomic interval of Acidovorax sp. 1608163 harbors:
- a CDS encoding methyl-accepting chemotaxis protein yields MRIKDLKLGIRLGVAFGLLLLITIGIAAMGIANISALQKSNEHIATSELKRQDLVQQWQTDIQMNWLRTEALLKANDAQYTAKLKKDMSGVVEVQSKRMDEVRNYLLPGKEKDLYDQAIAARDAYRVKRTELVKAKEAGQDVAAQTDTNLAPVFNQYSGVLQQLTQTLDEGVNATLKETTGQAQNSMLWVGSSTVLAIVVGLFLAYWTTHSITLPVQQAVNATTAIAAGDLATPIPQGAKDEPGQLLTELAIMRNKLAEIVSNVRQSAESVSTASAEISQGNHDLSARTERQASALEETAASMEELGSTVRQNSDSAQAANKLATNANTVAVQGGEVVAQVVETMKGINDSSRKIADIISVIDGIAFQTNILALNAAVEAARAGEQGRGFAVVASEVRGLAGRSAEAAKEIKQLISASVTRVEQGTALVDKAGLTMTEVVTSIRRVTDIVREISAASAEQSDGVGQVGEAVMQMDQATQQNAALVEEMAAAASSMKTQAQELVDAVAVFRLEQSSAALASRTPHHASAPALATAQLRPAPSVRPRAIAAS; encoded by the coding sequence ATGCGCATCAAAGACCTGAAACTGGGCATTCGCCTCGGAGTAGCCTTTGGGCTGCTGCTGCTCATCACCATCGGCATTGCAGCGATGGGCATCGCCAACATCTCGGCATTGCAAAAGAGCAATGAACACATCGCAACCTCAGAGCTCAAACGCCAGGACCTGGTCCAGCAGTGGCAGACCGACATCCAGATGAACTGGCTGCGCACCGAGGCCTTGCTCAAGGCCAACGACGCGCAGTACACCGCCAAGCTCAAGAAAGACATGTCGGGCGTGGTGGAGGTGCAGAGCAAGCGGATGGACGAGGTGCGCAACTACCTGCTGCCCGGCAAAGAGAAGGACCTGTACGACCAGGCCATTGCAGCGCGCGATGCTTACCGGGTCAAGCGCACCGAGCTGGTGAAAGCCAAGGAAGCCGGGCAGGACGTGGCAGCACAAACCGATACCAACCTCGCACCGGTGTTCAACCAATACTCCGGCGTGCTGCAGCAGCTCACCCAGACCCTGGACGAAGGCGTGAATGCAACGCTGAAAGAAACCACCGGCCAAGCGCAAAACAGCATGTTGTGGGTGGGCAGCAGCACTGTGCTGGCGATTGTGGTGGGCTTGTTCCTCGCGTACTGGACCACCCACTCCATCACCTTGCCGGTGCAGCAGGCTGTGAATGCCACCACCGCCATCGCCGCGGGCGACCTGGCCACCCCCATTCCGCAAGGGGCCAAGGACGAACCCGGCCAGTTGCTGACCGAGCTGGCCATCATGCGCAACAAGCTCGCTGAGATTGTGTCCAACGTGCGCCAGAGCGCAGAGAGCGTCTCCACCGCCAGTGCCGAAATCTCACAGGGCAACCACGATCTGTCTGCCCGCACAGAACGCCAGGCCAGTGCGCTGGAGGAAACCGCTGCCTCCATGGAAGAGCTGGGCTCTACCGTGCGCCAAAACTCAGACAGCGCGCAGGCCGCCAACAAGCTGGCCACAAACGCCAACACCGTGGCCGTGCAAGGGGGTGAAGTGGTGGCGCAGGTGGTTGAGACCATGAAAGGCATCAACGACAGCTCGCGAAAAATCGCAGACATCATCAGCGTGATCGATGGCATCGCCTTTCAGACCAACATCCTGGCGCTGAACGCCGCCGTGGAAGCGGCGCGCGCGGGCGAGCAGGGCCGGGGCTTTGCCGTGGTGGCCAGCGAGGTGCGCGGCCTGGCTGGCCGTTCGGCCGAGGCCGCCAAAGAGATCAAACAACTCATTTCTGCCAGCGTGACCCGCGTGGAGCAAGGCACGGCGCTGGTCGACAAGGCGGGCCTGACGATGACCGAGGTGGTCACCTCGATCCGGCGCGTGACGGACATCGTTCGTGAAATCAGCGCGGCCAGTGCCGAGCAAAGTGACGGCGTGGGACAGGTGGGCGAGGCCGTGATGCAAATGGACCAGGCCACGCAGCAAAACGCGGCCCTGGTGGAAGAGATGGCAGCCGCCGCCAGCAGCATGAAAACCCAGGCACAAGAGCTGGTGGATGCGGTGGCGGTGTTCCGGCTGGAGCAGAGCAGCGCCGCCTTGGCATCGCGCACACCCCACCACGCCAGCGCGCCCGCGCTGGCCACAGCCCAGCTGCGGCCAGCCCCCTCGGTCAGGCCACGCGCGATTGCGGCGAGCTGA
- a CDS encoding autoinducer binding domain-containing protein has protein sequence MTSWQEDLLDVLDQAQSEHEVFRRIESAARSLGFDYCAYGLRVPLPLSNPRTILLNNYPVEWQERYARQGYVQIDPTVQHGCRKNTPLVWTDEVFAQAQDFWEDARSFGLRFGWAKACIDGGGVRGMLTLARSGEALTAQEVDHNEMKMRWLAHMAHVVLSRIFTTRQAEQMQPNLTAREIEVLKWTADGKTSADISSLLDVSENTVNFHVKNAVFKLQTTNKTAATVRAAMLGLLG, from the coding sequence ATGACAAGCTGGCAAGAGGATTTGTTGGATGTGCTCGACCAGGCGCAGTCGGAGCATGAGGTGTTCCGCAGGATCGAGTCTGCTGCGCGGTCGTTGGGCTTTGACTACTGCGCCTACGGGCTGCGTGTGCCATTGCCCTTGTCCAACCCTCGCACCATCCTGCTCAACAACTACCCCGTTGAATGGCAGGAGCGCTATGCGCGGCAAGGCTATGTGCAGATCGACCCCACGGTGCAGCACGGCTGCCGCAAAAACACGCCACTGGTGTGGACGGATGAGGTGTTTGCACAGGCGCAGGATTTTTGGGAGGATGCGCGTTCGTTTGGTTTGCGCTTTGGGTGGGCCAAGGCCTGCATTGATGGGGGCGGGGTGCGGGGGATGCTGACTCTGGCCCGGTCTGGCGAGGCCTTGACTGCGCAAGAGGTGGACCACAACGAGATGAAGATGCGGTGGCTGGCGCACATGGCGCATGTGGTGCTGTCGCGGATTTTCACCACACGGCAAGCTGAGCAGATGCAGCCCAACTTGACCGCCAGAGAAATCGAGGTGCTCAAATGGACTGCCGATGGCAAGACGTCTGCCGATATTTCTTCGCTGCTGGATGTGTCGGAAAACACGGTCAACTTTCACGTGAAAAACGCGGTGTTCAAGCTGCAGACCACCAACAAGACGGCGGCCACCGTGCGCGCGGCCATGCTGGGTTTGCTGGGCTGA
- a CDS encoding EamA family transporter, protein MHSRPSTLTPSQAPWSHGVGAASVQASATVRAPAHPAAGPLDVLLTALAPLIWGSTYIVTTELLPPDRPFTAAVLRALPAGLLLVLWCRRWPAAHSWLRLLVLAALNIGFFQAMLFVAAYRLPGGVAAVVGAVQPLLVMGFAWGVDKLRPARTVLLAGAVGVVGMALLLVAPGTVWDPLGVAAALAGTLSMAAGTFWSRKWQTQLPVLAFTGWQLLLGGAMLLPVAWWADPPLPALTGMNVLGYAYLCIAGALVAYALWFRGIARLPSVAVASLGLLSPVAAVVLGWALLGQALAGWSLVGMCTVLVCIGVVQWSVSRPKR, encoded by the coding sequence ATGCACTCTCGGCCTTCCACCCTTACGCCCTCGCAAGCACCGTGGTCCCACGGGGTGGGGGCGGCTTCTGTACAGGCTTCGGCCACCGTGCGCGCCCCTGCTCACCCAGCAGCTGGCCCGCTGGATGTGCTGTTGACGGCACTGGCGCCACTCATCTGGGGATCGACCTACATCGTCACCACCGAGCTGTTGCCGCCTGACCGGCCCTTCACCGCGGCCGTGCTGCGTGCACTGCCTGCGGGCCTGTTGCTGGTGCTGTGGTGCCGGCGCTGGCCCGCAGCGCACAGCTGGCTGCGCTTGCTGGTGCTGGCGGCGCTGAACATCGGGTTCTTTCAAGCCATGTTGTTTGTGGCGGCCTACCGTTTGCCGGGTGGCGTGGCGGCCGTGGTGGGTGCGGTGCAGCCGCTGCTGGTGATGGGCTTTGCCTGGGGCGTAGACAAGCTGCGCCCCGCACGCACGGTGCTGCTGGCGGGCGCTGTGGGGGTGGTTGGCATGGCCCTGCTGCTGGTGGCCCCCGGCACGGTGTGGGACCCGCTGGGCGTGGCCGCCGCGCTGGCTGGCACGCTGAGCATGGCAGCAGGCACCTTTTGGTCACGCAAGTGGCAAACGCAATTGCCCGTGCTGGCCTTTACCGGCTGGCAACTGCTGCTGGGCGGGGCCATGCTGCTGCCCGTGGCTTGGTGGGCCGACCCGCCTTTGCCCGCGCTCACCGGCATGAACGTGCTGGGCTACGCCTACCTTTGCATTGCCGGTGCGCTAGTGGCTTATGCGCTGTGGTTCCGGGGCATTGCCCGCTTGCCCTCGGTGGCGGTGGCATCGCTGGGCCTGCTCAGCCCCGTGGCGGCCGTGGTGCTGGGCTGGGCCTTGCTGGGGCAAGCATTGGCCGGTTGGTCGCTGGTGGGGATGTGCACCGTGCTGGTCTGTATTGGCGTGGTGCAGTGGTCTGTATCGCGGCCCAAGCGATAG
- a CDS encoding MarR family winged helix-turn-helix transcriptional regulator, whose protein sequence is MPPTRPARPTDAVDDILAQWQRERPDLDVSPMGIIGRLNRCTALLMRKVEEVFAQFDLSAWEFDMLAALRRSGAPYSLAPTTLFSTLMVTSGTMTHRMQRLEGRGLVARLPNPSDARSSLVQLTSAGLDLIDRAVEAHVANEHRLLAPLKAADLAALEHRLSLLLHTLEPDHEPAQSQDNRLSPTEAAGTK, encoded by the coding sequence ATGCCCCCCACCCGCCCTGCCCGCCCCACCGATGCGGTCGATGACATCCTGGCCCAGTGGCAGCGAGAAAGGCCCGACCTGGACGTGAGTCCCATGGGCATCATTGGCCGCCTCAACCGCTGCACCGCCTTGCTGATGCGCAAGGTGGAAGAGGTCTTTGCCCAGTTCGATCTGAGCGCCTGGGAGTTCGACATGCTGGCAGCCCTGCGCCGCTCAGGTGCGCCCTACAGCTTGGCGCCCACCACGTTGTTTTCCACGCTCATGGTCACCTCAGGCACCATGACACACCGCATGCAGCGGCTGGAGGGCCGAGGCTTGGTCGCACGGTTGCCCAACCCCAGCGATGCGCGCAGCTCGCTGGTGCAACTCACCAGTGCGGGGCTGGACTTGATCGACCGGGCTGTGGAGGCCCACGTTGCCAACGAACACCGTCTGCTGGCACCGCTGAAGGCGGCCGATCTTGCGGCCCTGGAGCACCGCCTGTCTTTGCTGCTGCACACGCTGGAGCCAGACCATGAACCAGCGCAAAGCCAAGACAACCGACTCAGCCCGACCGAGGCGGCTGGCACGAAGTAG
- the bktB gene encoding beta-ketothiolase BktB, with protein sequence MSREVVVVSAVRTAIGTFGGSLKDVAPTELGALVVRESLARANVEGKDVGHVVFGHVVNTEPKDMYLSRVAAIQGGCGEGTPAYNVNRLCGSGLQAIVNASQSILLGDADVAIGAGAENMSRVPFASLNMRWGARMGDTKMVDMMIGALHDPFHNIHMGVTAENIAAKWGITREDQDKLAVESHNRAERATQAGVFKDQIVPVTLKSKKGDVQYATDEHFRPGATLEDMAKLKPVFIKENGSVTAGNASGINDAAAAVVLMEASAAKARGAKPLARLVAYAHAGVDPKYMGIGPVPATQLALKKAGLTVNDLDVIEANEAFAAQACAVTKDLGLDPAKVNPNGSGISLGHPIGATGALITVKAIHELQRIQGRYALVTMCIGGGQGIAAIFERL encoded by the coding sequence ATGAGCCGTGAAGTCGTCGTCGTGAGCGCAGTGCGCACCGCCATTGGTACGTTTGGCGGCAGCCTCAAAGATGTGGCCCCCACCGAGCTGGGAGCCCTGGTGGTGCGTGAATCCCTGGCCCGCGCCAACGTGGAAGGCAAGGACGTGGGCCACGTGGTGTTTGGCCACGTGGTCAACACCGAGCCCAAGGACATGTACCTCTCGCGCGTGGCCGCTATCCAAGGCGGCTGCGGCGAAGGCACGCCCGCCTACAACGTCAACCGCCTGTGCGGCTCGGGCCTGCAGGCCATCGTCAACGCCAGCCAGTCCATCTTGCTGGGCGACGCCGACGTAGCGATTGGTGCCGGTGCCGAGAACATGAGCCGCGTGCCCTTTGCCAGCCTGAACATGCGCTGGGGCGCCCGCATGGGCGACACCAAGATGGTGGACATGATGATCGGCGCGCTGCACGACCCCTTCCACAACATCCACATGGGTGTGACGGCGGAGAACATTGCCGCCAAGTGGGGCATCACCCGCGAAGACCAGGACAAGCTGGCCGTAGAAAGCCACAACCGCGCCGAGCGCGCCACGCAGGCTGGCGTGTTCAAGGACCAGATCGTCCCCGTCACCTTGAAGAGCAAGAAGGGCGACGTGCAGTACGCCACCGACGAGCACTTCCGCCCCGGCGCCACGCTGGAAGACATGGCCAAGCTCAAGCCAGTCTTCATCAAGGAAAACGGCTCGGTGACCGCAGGCAACGCATCGGGCATCAACGACGCCGCCGCCGCCGTGGTGCTGATGGAAGCCAGTGCCGCCAAGGCGCGCGGTGCCAAGCCCCTGGCCCGCTTGGTGGCCTACGCCCATGCGGGCGTGGACCCCAAATACATGGGCATTGGCCCCGTGCCTGCCACGCAACTGGCGCTGAAAAAAGCGGGCCTCACCGTCAACGACCTGGACGTGATCGAAGCCAACGAAGCCTTTGCGGCCCAGGCCTGCGCCGTGACCAAGGACCTGGGCCTGGACCCGGCCAAGGTCAACCCCAATGGCTCGGGCATTTCGCTGGGCCACCCCATCGGCGCCACCGGTGCACTCATCACCGTCAAGGCCATCCATGAGCTGCAACGCATTCAGGGCCGCTACGCACTGGTGACCATGTGCATTGGTGGCGGCCAGGGCATTGCCGCCATTTTTGAGCGCCTGTAA
- a CDS encoding RluA family pseudouridine synthase has protein sequence MRPLAEEHGGAQATAQPATAAPFAIPPAPPALAVPAGVQAVYEDEHLLVLHKPAGLLCVPGRGEDKQDCLSARAHMRWPGALIVHRLDQATSGLVLMARSLAVQRQLSEAFATRQVQKRYVAVVQGALGQPQCPPEGPWQLIDLPIAADWERRPLRVVDATTGKPSQTHWRAVGYDSAQHTTRVELEPLTGRTHQLRVHLSALGHPIVGDTLYAPPPHHPGQRLLLHARELGFAHPVHAAWCHVVVAEEF, from the coding sequence ACGGTGGCGCACAGGCCACCGCGCAACCCGCCACTGCTGCGCCCTTTGCCATACCCCCAGCCCCCCCGGCACTGGCAGTCCCTGCCGGGGTGCAGGCGGTGTACGAAGACGAGCACCTGCTGGTGCTGCACAAGCCCGCAGGCCTGCTGTGCGTGCCCGGCCGTGGCGAGGACAAGCAGGACTGCCTGAGCGCCCGGGCGCACATGCGCTGGCCCGGTGCCCTCATCGTGCACCGGCTGGACCAAGCCACATCCGGGCTGGTGCTGATGGCCCGCAGCCTGGCGGTGCAACGCCAGTTGAGCGAGGCGTTTGCCACGCGGCAAGTGCAAAAGCGCTACGTCGCCGTGGTGCAGGGTGCCCTGGGCCAGCCCCAGTGCCCACCCGAAGGCCCCTGGCAACTGATTGACCTGCCCATTGCCGCAGACTGGGAGCGCCGCCCCCTGCGCGTGGTGGACGCCACCACCGGCAAACCCAGTCAGACCCACTGGCGGGCCGTGGGCTACGACAGCGCACAGCACACCACCCGCGTGGAGCTGGAGCCCCTGACCGGGCGCACCCACCAACTGCGCGTGCACCTGAGCGCCCTGGGCCACCCTATTGTGGGCGACACGCTGTATGCACCACCGCCGCACCACCCCGGCCAGCGCCTGCTGCTGCATGCGCGCGAACTGGGCTTTGCCCACCCGGTCCACGCTGCCTGGTGCCACGTGGTGGTGGCAGAAGAGTTTTAG
- a CDS encoding SDR family NAD(P)-dependent oxidoreductase — protein sequence MPPTQLFILTGASRGMGLAMAQQLLKPHHTVVCIARHSNPDLTAAAMASDVALEQWQQDLSRGQAAAEHLRTWLKKQAPDAFTSATLINNAGVIPRITPLSDSDPADLANALRVGLEAPMQLTAAFLHATADWAVPRKVLNISSGLGRRAMASQAAYCAAKAGMDHFTRCLALDEAAKPHGAKVCSLAPGVIDTDMQVQLRGAPTADFPDAPNFAHLKSGGLLTSPADAATRVLAWLDRADFGTQPVADVREG from the coding sequence ATGCCTCCAACACAGCTTTTTATCCTCACCGGCGCATCGCGCGGCATGGGCTTGGCCATGGCGCAGCAATTGCTCAAACCACACCACACCGTGGTCTGCATCGCGCGCCACAGCAACCCAGACCTGACGGCCGCTGCCATGGCCTCTGACGTGGCGCTGGAACAGTGGCAGCAAGACCTGTCGCGCGGCCAGGCCGCTGCCGAGCATTTGCGGACCTGGCTGAAGAAGCAGGCGCCCGACGCCTTCACCAGCGCCACGCTGATCAACAACGCAGGCGTCATCCCCCGCATTACCCCCTTGTCTGACAGCGACCCCGCCGACCTGGCCAATGCCCTGCGCGTGGGGCTGGAGGCGCCCATGCAGCTCACGGCGGCTTTCCTGCACGCCACCGCAGACTGGGCCGTGCCGCGCAAGGTGCTCAATATTTCGTCTGGGCTGGGCCGTCGGGCCATGGCCTCGCAGGCGGCCTACTGCGCGGCCAAGGCGGGCATGGACCACTTCACCCGCTGCCTGGCACTGGACGAAGCGGCCAAGCCCCATGGCGCCAAGGTATGCTCGCTGGCTCCTGGTGTGATCGACACCGACATGCAGGTGCAACTGCGCGGCGCACCCACCGCAGACTTCCCTGATGCACCCAACTTTGCCCACCTCAAGAGTGGTGGGCTGCTGACCTCGCCCGCCGATGCCGCCACCCGCGTGCTCGCCTGGCTGGACCGCGCAGACTTTGGCACCCAACCCGTGGCCGATGTGCGCGAGGGCTGA
- a CDS encoding DUF4902 domain-containing protein, giving the protein MQLSSDGLLRLSIDELLSLPIAHLVSGVDTELAGACPVALRECGRETVISGYTEWVSASSPAVSIGWDWQLQLSQAQQTFQWARLGQPRTNVMLVYAAGGDTGWIKNLELLATVVDALPWQDHLVRAVGLSPGLGVVDAPVGHCALP; this is encoded by the coding sequence ATGCAGCTGTCGTCTGACGGTCTGCTGCGCTTGTCGATTGACGAGCTGCTGTCTTTGCCTATCGCACACTTGGTGTCTGGGGTGGACACCGAATTGGCGGGCGCCTGCCCCGTTGCGCTGCGAGAGTGCGGGCGCGAGACCGTGATCAGCGGCTACACCGAGTGGGTCAGTGCCTCGTCACCTGCCGTCTCGATCGGCTGGGACTGGCAACTGCAGTTGTCGCAGGCGCAACAGACGTTCCAGTGGGCCCGATTGGGGCAGCCGCGCACCAATGTCATGCTGGTTTATGCCGCAGGGGGCGACACGGGGTGGATCAAAAATCTGGAGTTGCTGGCCACGGTGGTGGATGCCCTGCCTTGGCAGGACCATTTGGTGCGGGCGGTGGGGCTATCGCCTGGGCTTGGGGTGGTGGATGCACCTGTGGGTCATTGCGCCTTGCCGTAA
- a CDS encoding tripartite tricarboxylate transporter substrate binding protein, which yields MIRALISFTALALALGSTAQAQTAASAPAGAYPSKPVRLIVPFPPGGGTDILSRLMATKLTEQAKWTVVADNKAGAGGTIGITEAVKAAPTGYDLVMGQKDNLVIGPWLYKNLPWDPTKDLTAVAHVAYTPVIIVTNANSKFKTLADVVAAAKASPGTVTYGSPGNGTSIHLAGDLFEKAAGIKLSHIPYKGSNPALMDALAGNVDLLVSSLPSAMGQIKSGKLRPLAVTSAKRSSSLPDVPTVAESGFKDFDVSTWYGVFAPAGTPAAVVTTLNTEINKLLATPDMKAAIQAQGAEAQAMSPTQLSTLLKNDYTKWKGIVEASGAKIE from the coding sequence ATGATTCGCGCACTGATTTCCTTCACCGCCCTGGCCTTGGCCCTGGGCAGCACCGCGCAGGCCCAGACAGCCGCCTCGGCCCCGGCGGGCGCATACCCCAGCAAGCCCGTGCGCTTGATCGTGCCCTTCCCACCCGGCGGGGGCACCGACATCCTCTCGCGCCTGATGGCCACCAAGCTCACCGAGCAGGCCAAGTGGACCGTGGTGGCGGACAACAAGGCGGGCGCAGGCGGCACCATCGGCATCACCGAAGCCGTGAAGGCCGCACCCACCGGCTACGACCTGGTCATGGGCCAGAAGGACAACCTGGTGATCGGCCCCTGGCTGTACAAAAACCTGCCATGGGACCCCACCAAAGACCTGACGGCTGTGGCCCATGTGGCCTACACCCCGGTCATCATCGTGACCAATGCCAACTCCAAATTCAAGACGCTGGCCGATGTGGTGGCCGCCGCCAAGGCCTCGCCAGGCACCGTGACTTACGGATCACCCGGCAACGGCACCTCCATCCACCTGGCAGGCGACCTGTTTGAAAAGGCGGCAGGCATCAAGCTGAGCCACATCCCCTACAAGGGCTCCAACCCAGCTTTGATGGATGCGCTGGCGGGCAATGTGGACCTGCTGGTGTCGTCCCTGCCCTCGGCCATGGGCCAGATCAAATCGGGCAAGCTGCGCCCCCTGGCCGTAACGTCGGCCAAGCGCAGCTCTTCGCTGCCCGACGTGCCCACGGTGGCCGAGTCTGGCTTCAAGGACTTTGATGTGAGCACGTGGTACGGTGTGTTTGCACCCGCAGGCACCCCAGCCGCCGTGGTCACCACGCTCAATACCGAAATCAACAAGCTGCTGGCCACGCCTGACATGAAGGCCGCCATCCAGGCCCAGGGCGCTGAGGCCCAGGCCATGAGCCCTACCCAGCTGAGCACCTTGCTCAAGAACGACTACACCAAGTGGAAGGGCATCGTGGAGGCCTCTGGCGCAAAAATCGAATAA
- a CDS encoding acyl-homoserine-lactone synthase, which produces MRITSGCSAELRPPLMTRLARYRHRVFVETLGWQLQCRDALEWDQFDRDDTLYVIAQNAAGDVIGTARLLPTTRPYLLSEVFPVLLNGADPPQSPTVWELSRFAAVDFGGTTGSALDQFSSPITTGLLHAASRCAMAQGAQRMVTVSPLGVERLLRRTGFQSHRLGPPMVVNQQPLFACSIQCQ; this is translated from the coding sequence ATGCGCATCACTTCGGGTTGTTCTGCAGAACTGCGCCCTCCGCTCATGACCCGCCTGGCCCGCTACCGGCACCGCGTGTTTGTAGAAACACTGGGCTGGCAGCTGCAATGCCGCGATGCACTGGAGTGGGACCAGTTTGACCGCGACGACACCCTGTATGTGATTGCCCAGAACGCAGCGGGCGACGTGATCGGCACGGCACGCCTGCTTCCCACCACGCGCCCCTACCTGCTGTCTGAAGTGTTTCCGGTGCTGCTCAACGGCGCAGACCCACCCCAATCGCCCACCGTGTGGGAGCTGTCCCGCTTTGCGGCGGTGGACTTTGGGGGCACCACGGGCTCAGCCCTGGACCAGTTCTCCTCCCCCATCACCACCGGCCTGCTGCATGCCGCCAGCCGCTGCGCCATGGCCCAGGGCGCGCAGCGCATGGTGACGGTGTCACCCCTGGGGGTGGAGCGCCTGCTGCGCCGCACGGGCTTTCAGTCACACCGGCTGGGCCCGCCCATGGTCGTCAATCAGCAGCCTTTGTTTGCCTGCTCCATTCAATGCCAATAG
- the cysC gene encoding adenylyl-sulfate kinase has product MNALPHTLRSAIDAAADPAPASAAPVRMIVPHAGHITAHLRQHLLQQRPVTVWFTGLSGAGKSTLAYALEERLHHSGYASFVLDGDNLRHRLNKDLGFSARERTENIRRVAEVAALMNEAGLMVFTALISPQQEDRAMARAIVGADRFMEVHVSTPLEVCEERDPKGLYDKARAGVIPHFTGVSAPYEAPAAPDLTLNTAGISLESATQQVLNLLVQRGFMPVP; this is encoded by the coding sequence ATGAATGCCCTGCCCCACACCTTACGCTCGGCCATAGACGCGGCTGCGGACCCAGCGCCCGCCAGCGCTGCGCCGGTGCGGATGATCGTGCCACACGCTGGGCACATCACGGCGCACCTGCGCCAGCACTTGCTGCAGCAGCGCCCGGTCACGGTGTGGTTCACCGGGCTCAGCGGTGCAGGAAAATCGACCCTGGCCTACGCGCTGGAGGAGCGCCTGCACCACAGCGGCTACGCCAGCTTTGTGCTCGATGGCGACAACCTGCGGCACCGCCTGAACAAAGACCTGGGCTTCAGCGCCCGCGAGCGCACCGAGAACATCCGCCGCGTGGCCGAAGTGGCAGCCCTGATGAACGAGGCTGGCCTGATGGTGTTCACCGCACTCATATCGCCCCAGCAGGAGGACCGCGCCATGGCCCGCGCCATCGTGGGTGCAGATCGGTTCATGGAGGTGCACGTCAGCACGCCCCTGGAGGTGTGTGAGGAGCGCGACCCCAAAGGCCTGTACGACAAAGCCCGCGCAGGTGTCATTCCCCATTTCACAGGGGTCTCGGCGCCTTATGAGGCGCCCGCAGCCCCCGACCTCACGCTCAACACCGCAGGCATCAGCCTGGAGTCCGCCACCCAGCAGGTGCTGAACCTGCTCGTCCAACGTGGCTTCATGCCCGTGCCATGA
- a CDS encoding sulfotransferase — MSHTTDATPSRPLPLLMVPLRRCGSHALRLRLNVSPAFHSPYPLHIVDFMPLVPLYGDLADDGAYRQLVKDVVGLQAAIMVKWPGVHFDADEIFEALRHAPRSVHRIVWELLLRSGEQHGASVVMDKSLDSIHYASELMALYPQMRFLNVVRDPRAQVASMNRAIIHDFDTTLNAQAWVKAHSAGRALAASHPDRVLTIRYEDFLSDQESTLRRVCQFIGLEFLPAMLDIGASQEARELSSMSALWESNCFAPIAANKDKFKSQLTLHEIETIETLAREHMQHYGYEPMTPAQAPLPDAAVLEQCRAQSARLRHLAWEQLRLNAPSDYAARRVRAEYLERVHQRLLAHSPDQTSLEPAA, encoded by the coding sequence ATGAGCCACACCACGGATGCCACACCCTCCAGGCCACTTCCGCTGCTGATGGTGCCGCTGCGGCGCTGCGGCAGCCATGCACTGCGCCTGCGGCTGAACGTGAGCCCCGCGTTCCACTCGCCCTACCCACTGCACATCGTGGACTTCATGCCCCTGGTACCGCTGTACGGCGACCTGGCCGATGACGGCGCCTACCGACAGCTGGTGAAAGACGTGGTGGGCCTGCAAGCCGCCATCATGGTGAAGTGGCCGGGCGTTCACTTCGACGCCGACGAGATTTTTGAGGCACTGCGCCACGCGCCACGCAGCGTGCACCGCATCGTGTGGGAGCTGCTGCTGCGCAGCGGTGAGCAGCATGGCGCGAGCGTGGTCATGGACAAGTCCCTGGACAGCATCCACTACGCGTCCGAGTTGATGGCGCTGTACCCGCAGATGCGCTTTTTGAACGTGGTGCGCGACCCCAGGGCGCAGGTGGCGTCCATGAACCGCGCCATCATCCATGACTTCGACACCACGCTCAATGCACAGGCCTGGGTCAAGGCCCACAGCGCCGGGCGCGCATTGGCCGCCAGCCACCCAGACCGCGTGCTCACCATCCGCTACGAAGACTTTCTGAGCGACCAGGAGAGCACCCTGCGGCGGGTCTGCCAATTCATCGGCCTCGAATTTCTGCCCGCCATGCTGGACATTGGCGCATCGCAAGAGGCCCGGGAGCTGTCCAGCATGTCGGCCCTGTGGGAGTCCAACTGTTTCGCCCCCATTGCGGCCAACAAGGACAAGTTCAAGTCGCAGCTGACGCTGCACGAGATCGAAACCATCGAAACCCTGGCGCGCGAACACATGCAGCACTACGGCTACGAACCCATGACACCTGCCCAAGCCCCGCTGCCTGACGCCGCCGTCCTCGAACAATGCCGCGCGCAATCGGCACGGCTGCGCCATCTGGCGTGGGAGCAGTTGCGGCTCAACGCCCCCAGCGACTATGCCGCCCGCCGTGTCCGGGCCGAGTATCTGGAGCGGGTGCACCAACGCCTGCTGGCCCACAGCCCCGACCAGACCAGCCTGGAACCCGCAGCCTGA